One window from the genome of Chaetodon trifascialis isolate fChaTrf1 chromosome 20, fChaTrf1.hap1, whole genome shotgun sequence encodes:
- the LOC139348996 gene encoding probable serine/threonine-protein kinase kinX has product MLMEEENVCSSVPDIADSVLQLPQQDSWTSIDHQHIGGEEQAIVWGETEVQINETHGTDQLSLSPKTGQETPAEAEQWEQIIWPVRPMSCISPPISFAKVQWDMPDPTPETSSLMIDSSVANELDSGGVMSLDTTPQSRHQSQDVNAELYREEVREEDAGFESLLLNSNLERTGSGSEPCDDADVQEPTAQEKEDSSHELLDSNNDIPLRTDSEEEERHSATSDPVETVDIIDILDEIDGSEDGADSFVDLKLEEEQEEPNVLLTGQGESEEEQTSTNGVQTEEEIEEGGEVEEEQSVTDVSCPTEESEEDKTLSCLGDVEAPAEPLQSDDTGTAGNPDKLIDLQQSELLEERRHLASQEDLEILERLHEDPTGQTEEPEMCKDVDQSVDPEQSEAAHNNEEPLIQEADNAERIENSEEILELTETQEETSSLQDQDCDQTTSQELSPLSQIENSEEILELTETQEETRAVTAARTR; this is encoded by the exons ATGCTAATGGAGGAGGAAAACGTGTGCTCATCTGTCCCAGACATCGCAGACTCAGTCCTTCAGTTGCCTCAGCAAGACTCGTGGACCTCTATAGACCACCAGCACATCGGCGGAGAGGAGCAGGCCATTGTGTGGGGCGAGACAGAGGTACAAATAAATGAGACACATGGGACAGATCAGCTGAGCCTCTCCCCAAAGACAGGACAAGAAACTCCAGCGGAGGCAGAGCAGTGGGAGCAAATAATATGGCCGGTGCGCCCCATGAGCTGTATCAGTCCCCCGATTTCCTTTGCCAAAGTGCAGTGGGACATGCCTGATCCCACCCCAGAGACATCTTCACTCATGATTGACAGCAGCGTGGCCAATGAGCTGGACTCTGGCGGCGTCATGAGCCTCGACACCACTCCCCAATCACGTCACCAATCTCAAGATGTTAATGCCGAGCTTTacagagaggaggtcagagaggaagacGCTGGGTTTGAGTCTCTGCTTCTGAACTCAAATTTAGAAAGGACAGGAAGCGGCTCTGag CCATGTGATGATGCAGATGTGCAAGAGCCGACAGCACAGGAAAAGGAAGATTCAAGTCATGAGCTGTTAGACAGTAATAACG ACATCCCGCTAAGGACGGactcagaagaagaggagagacactCAGCAACCTCAGATCCTGTTGAAACTGTGGACATAATCGATATTCTTGACGAGATTGATGGTTCGGAGGATGGGGCGGACAGTTTTGTTGATTTAAAACTagaagaggaacaggaggagccCAATGTTCTGCTGACTGGACAGGGCGAGTCAGAGGAAGAGCAAACTTCGACAAATGGTGTTCAGACTGAGGAAGAGAtcgaggagggaggggaggtagaagaggagcagagtgtGACAGATGTGTCCTGTCCTACTGAAGAAAGTGAAGAGGATAAAACTCTCAGTTGTCTGGGTGATGT TGAGGCTCCTGCAGAGCCACTACAAAGTGACGACACTGGTACAGCCGGAAACCCAGATAAGCTAATTGATCTGCAACAGTCAGAGCTTTTGGAGGAAAGGCGACACTTAGCGAGCCAAGAGGACTTAGAAATACTAGAACGGCTACATGAAGATCCCACAGGACAAACTGAAGAGCCAGAAATGTGCAAAGATGTCGATCAGAGCGTGGACCCTGAACAGTCAGAGGCTGCACACAATAACGAAGAACCATTGATACAGGAGGCGGATAATGCAGAGAGGATAGAGAACTCAGAGGAGATACTGGAGCTGACTGAAACACAGGAGGAGACGAGTTCTTTACAGGATCAAGATTGTGACCAAACAACTTCGCAGGAGCTGTCGCCGCTGTCACAGATAGAGAACTCAGAAGAGATACTGGAGCTGACTGAAACACAGGAGGAGACGA GAGCTGTCACCGCAGCCCGAACACGCTGA
- the LOC139348520 gene encoding PH and SEC7 domain-containing protein 3, with translation MELTEESTHPEKADLQEGSTPSEQTVCVEAEDPGAAEQQEQTEPSEQNEQTADSSLPALSEQLAGPEETDESEITEQVSAETEVTQQTVEAEFSQVDKQAEASHQAEEVGGSEDGSVQTVVANGEQPKPPETAVPLMNGGEVDRELARRLAERLYKLDDIQRVDVVKHLDKDHDFSRAVGEEYLKFFDFTGQTLDHSLRSFLKVVLLIGETQERERVLQHFACRFHECNPNAFSSSGPVLALTCALMLLNTDLHGQNVGKSMSSSKFVSNLDGMNEEENFSKDLLKSLYNSIKNEPLEWAVDEEELKSSVLVDEDAADDAPLRSKANPFQDVPHDKKASVVKEGFLQRKLHADIDGKRTPWGKRSWKTFYGVLRGMVLYLQKDDYRRDQPINEEVVSVHHSLAEQAADYTKKPHVFRLQTADWRVFLFQASSKVEMNSWISRINLVSALHSSPPFPAAVGSQRRFFRPILPASQSAHTLERQLQSHSGMLESFKADLSYLQQNLPEGKKAKAKELEEHRVRAEYLQHEMSRYEIYIQVLEAWKKVKKTGDGMFSVANLNLFDKGVCADSAGGEEDEDGLKKSHSSPSLELEMPPPTVIKVRRNISERRTYRRTIIPRWNKEA, from the exons ATGGAATTGACAGAAGAGTCAACCCATCCCGAAAAAGCCGACCTGCAAGAGGGATCTACTCCGTCAGAGCAGACAGTTTGTGTCGAAGCTGAAGACCCCGGAGCGGCTGAGCAGCAAGAACAGACGGAGCCATCAGAGCAGAATGAGCAAACGGCCGACTCGTCGCTGCCCGCGCTCTCTGAGCAGCTCGCAGGaccagaggagacagatgagTCGGAAATAACGGAGCAGGTGTCTGCTGAGACTGAGGTCACGCAGCAGACAGTAGAGGCCGAGTTCAGTCAGGTGGACAAACAGGCCGAGGCGTCACACCAGGCTGAAGAAGTCGGAGGCAGTGAGGATGGATCTGTGCAGACTGTTGTAGCCAACGGAGAACAACCCAAACCCCCCGAGACGGCAGTGCCTCTTATGAACGGAGGCGAGGTGGACAGAGAGCTGGCCCGCCGCCTCGCTGAGCGGCTGTATAAGTTGGATGACATCCAGCGTGTGGACGTGGTGAAGCACTTAGACAAAGA tCATGACTTCAGTCGTGCTGTCGGGGAGGAATACTTGAAATTCTTTGACTTCACCGGGCAAACTCTGGATCATTCCCTGAG GTCCTTCTTGAAAGTGGTGCTGCTGATAGGAGAGACCCAGGAGCGAGAGCGCGTGCTGCAGCACTTCGCCTGCCGCTTCCACGAGTGCAACCCCAACGCCTTCTCCTCTTCGG GGCCCGTGTTGGCTCTCACATGTGCTTTGATGCTTCTCAACACCGACTTGCACGGACAG aatGTGGGAAAATCCATGTCCTCTTCTAAGTTTGTGTCCAACCTGGATGGGatgaatgaagaagaaaacttCAGCAAGGATCTCCTAAAA AGTCTTTACAACTCCATAAAGAATGAGCCTCTGGAGTGGGCCGT CGATGAGGAGGAACTGAAGAGCTCCGTGTTGGTGGACGAAGATGCCGCAGATGACGCGCCGCTGCGTTCAAAGGCCAACCCCTTCCAGGACGTTCCTCACGACAAAAAGGCCTCCGTGGTCAAAGAGGGGTTCCTCCAGAGGAAGCTCCACGCCGACATTGATGGCAAACGCA CTCCTTGGGGGAAGAGAAGCTGGAAGACTTTCTATGGAGTGCTGAGGGGAATGGTCCTTTACTTACAGAAG gatgaTTACAGGAGGGATCAGCCGATTAACGAGGAGGTGGTGAGTGTGCATCACTCTCTGGCCGAGCAGGCAGCCGACTACACCAAGAAGCCGCACGTCTTCCGTCTGCAGACGGCAGACTGGAGGGTTTTCCTTTTTCAGGCCTC atcCAAAGTGGAGATGAATTCATGGATCAGTCGCATCAACCTGGTTTCGGCTCTTCACTCCTCGCCTCCGTTCCCCGCCGCCGTCGGCTCTCAGAGGAGGTTCTTCAGGCCAATCCTCCCCGCCTCACAGTCTGCTCACACTCTG GAGCGTCAGCTGCAGTCTCATTCAGGAATGCTGGAGTCCTTCAAGGCGGACCTGTCGTACCTGCAGCAAAACCTACCAGAGGGCAAAAAAGCCAAAgccaaagagctggaggagcatCGCGTCAGAGCAGAGTACCTGCAGCACGAG ATGAGCCGCTATGAGATCTACATCCAGGTGCTGGAGGCCTggaagaaggtgaagaagacGGGTGACGGCATGTTCAGTGTCGCTAACCTGAACCTGTTTGATAAAGGCGTGTGTGCAGACTCTGCtgggggggaggaggacgaAGACGGGCTGAAAAAGTCCCACTCCAGCCCCtctctggagctggagatgcCTCCTCCGACAGTGATCAAAGTCAGACGCAACATCTCAGAGAGGCGGACTTATCGCAGGACCATCATTCCCCGATGGAATAAAGAGGCCTGA
- the pax8 gene encoding paired box protein Pax-8 isoform X3, giving the protein MSSNTGRGHGGLNQLGGMFVNGRPLPEVIRQRIVDMAHQGVRPCDISRQLRVSHGCVSKILGRYYETGSIKPGVIGGSKPKVATPKVVDKIAEYKRQNPTMFAWEIRDRLLAEGVCDGDTVPSVSSINRIIRTKVQQPFNLPLDGKGLSPGQTLIPSSAVTPPESPQSDSLGSTYSISGLLGIPQPSAEGKRSHDDSDQESCRHSVDSQGSGGVPRKQMRLDHFAAAATQHLDCGFDRHHYPPDSFGSASSSKTEQTLYPLSLINGSLDETKTSLSTSSSAIGRNLTASQSYAMVTDPLQPVPLCLKQEMSPEVTSTSPSPNMAASNLAFLELQALQKPLSVSSSCSNSNLLPNTFNSFSHNAPVYGQFSSQPIISGRDMVSSTLPGYPPHIPSPAQTGYASSAITGMVAGTEYSGQTYSHSPYTSYSDAWRFTNSSILGSPYYYSSASRTAPPSAAAYDHL; this is encoded by the exons ATGTCCAGCAACACTGGAAGAG gCCATGGGGGTCTTAACCAACTAGGTGGAATGTTTGTTAATGGACGCCCGCTTCCGGAAGTGATCCGGCAACGCATTGTGGACATGGCCCATCAGGGGGTTCGGCCCTGTGACATCTCCCGGCAGCTCCGAGTCAGCCACGGCTGCGTCAGCAAGATCCTGGGACG TTACTACGAGACGGGCAGCATCAAGCCTGGCGTGATCGGCGGGTCCAAGCCCAAGGTGGCCACCCCAAAGGTTGTGGACAAGATCGCAGAGTACAAGAGGCAGAATCCCACCATGTTCGCCTGGGAGATCAGAGACAGACTGCTGGCAGAGGGAGTGTGTGATGGCGACACAGTGCCCAGCGTGAGCTCCATTAACAG AATAATTCGAACAAAGGTCCAGCAGCCGTTCAACCTCCCTCTGGATGGAAAAGGCCTGAGTCCAGGACAAACCTTAA TCCCCAGTTCGGCAGTCACCCCTCCCGAGTCTCCGCAGTCGGACTCTTTGGGCTCCACCTACTCCATCAGTGGCTTGTTGGGCATTCCCCAACCCAGCGCCGAGGGCAAGAGGAGCCACGATGACA GTGATCAGGAGAGTTGTCGGCACAGCGTGGACTCTCAGGGCAGCGGCGGCGTCCCGAGGAAACAGATGAGGCTGGATCACTTCGCCGCCGCCGCCACACAACATCTGGACTGTGGGTTTGATCGACACCACTATCCCCCAGACTCCTTCGGCTCGGCTTCCAGCAGCAAGACAGAGCAG ACTTTGTACCCGCTGTCGCTCATCAATGGCAGCCTAGACGAGACCAAGACCAGCCTCTCAACATCCAGCTCCGCCATTGGACGGAATCTGACGGCGTCCCAGAGCTACGCCATGGTGACTG ACCCCCTACAGCCCGTGCCGCTGTGtctaaaacaggaaatgtcCCCGGAAGTGACCAGCACGAGCCCCTCCCCAAACATGGCGGCATCCAACCTGGCGTTCCTGGAGCTGCAGGCGCTGCAGAAGCCCctttctgtcagcagcagctgcagcaactCCAACCTCCTCCCCAACACCTTCAACTCATTCTCCCATAATGCACCAGTGTACGGGCAGTTCAGCAGTCAGCCTATCATCTCAG ggCGTGACATGGTGAGCTCCACCCTGCCAGGCTACCCACCTCACATCCCCTCCCCTGCCCAGACGGGGTACGCCTCCTCTGCCATCACGGGCATGGTCGCAG GCACAGAGTACTCGGGTCAGACCTACAGCCATTCGCCCTACACCTCTTACAGTGACGCGTGGAGGTTCACCAACTCCAGCATACTGG GTTCACCCTATTACTACAGCTCGGCCTCCCGCACCGCTCCACCGTCTGCAGCCGCCTACGACCACCTCTAG
- the pax8 gene encoding paired box protein Pax-8 isoform X2 has translation MSSNTGRGHGGLNQLGGMFVNGRPLPEVIRQRIVDMAHQGVRPCDISRQLRVSHGCVSKILGRYYETGSIKPGVIGGSKPKVATPKVVDKIAEYKRQNPTMFAWEIRDRLLAEGVCDGDTVPSVSSINRIIRTKVQQPFNLPLDGKGLSPGQTLIPSSAVTPPESPQSDSLGSTYSISGLLGIPQPSAEGKRSHDDSDQESCRHSVDSQGSGGVPRKQMRLDHFAAAATQHLDCGFDRHHYPPDSFGSASSSKTEQTLYPLSLINGSLDETKTSLSTSSSAIGRNLTASQSYAMVTDPLQPVPLCLKQEMSPEVTSTSPSPNMAASNLAFLELQALQKPLSVSSSCSNSNLLPNTFNSFSHNAPVYGQFSSQPIISGRDMVSSTLPGYPPHIPSPAQTGYASSAITGMVAAGTEYSGQTYSHSPYTSYSDAWRFTNSSILGSPYYYSSASRTAPPSAAAYDHL, from the exons ATGTCCAGCAACACTGGAAGAG gCCATGGGGGTCTTAACCAACTAGGTGGAATGTTTGTTAATGGACGCCCGCTTCCGGAAGTGATCCGGCAACGCATTGTGGACATGGCCCATCAGGGGGTTCGGCCCTGTGACATCTCCCGGCAGCTCCGAGTCAGCCACGGCTGCGTCAGCAAGATCCTGGGACG TTACTACGAGACGGGCAGCATCAAGCCTGGCGTGATCGGCGGGTCCAAGCCCAAGGTGGCCACCCCAAAGGTTGTGGACAAGATCGCAGAGTACAAGAGGCAGAATCCCACCATGTTCGCCTGGGAGATCAGAGACAGACTGCTGGCAGAGGGAGTGTGTGATGGCGACACAGTGCCCAGCGTGAGCTCCATTAACAG AATAATTCGAACAAAGGTCCAGCAGCCGTTCAACCTCCCTCTGGATGGAAAAGGCCTGAGTCCAGGACAAACCTTAA TCCCCAGTTCGGCAGTCACCCCTCCCGAGTCTCCGCAGTCGGACTCTTTGGGCTCCACCTACTCCATCAGTGGCTTGTTGGGCATTCCCCAACCCAGCGCCGAGGGCAAGAGGAGCCACGATGACA GTGATCAGGAGAGTTGTCGGCACAGCGTGGACTCTCAGGGCAGCGGCGGCGTCCCGAGGAAACAGATGAGGCTGGATCACTTCGCCGCCGCCGCCACACAACATCTGGACTGTGGGTTTGATCGACACCACTATCCCCCAGACTCCTTCGGCTCGGCTTCCAGCAGCAAGACAGAGCAG ACTTTGTACCCGCTGTCGCTCATCAATGGCAGCCTAGACGAGACCAAGACCAGCCTCTCAACATCCAGCTCCGCCATTGGACGGAATCTGACGGCGTCCCAGAGCTACGCCATGGTGACTG ACCCCCTACAGCCCGTGCCGCTGTGtctaaaacaggaaatgtcCCCGGAAGTGACCAGCACGAGCCCCTCCCCAAACATGGCGGCATCCAACCTGGCGTTCCTGGAGCTGCAGGCGCTGCAGAAGCCCctttctgtcagcagcagctgcagcaactCCAACCTCCTCCCCAACACCTTCAACTCATTCTCCCATAATGCACCAGTGTACGGGCAGTTCAGCAGTCAGCCTATCATCTCAG ggCGTGACATGGTGAGCTCCACCCTGCCAGGCTACCCACCTCACATCCCCTCCCCTGCCCAGACGGGGTACGCCTCCTCTGCCATCACGGGCATGGTCGCAG CAGGCACAGAGTACTCGGGTCAGACCTACAGCCATTCGCCCTACACCTCTTACAGTGACGCGTGGAGGTTCACCAACTCCAGCATACTGG GTTCACCCTATTACTACAGCTCGGCCTCCCGCACCGCTCCACCGTCTGCAGCCGCCTACGACCACCTCTAG
- the pax8 gene encoding paired box protein Pax-8 isoform X1: MSSNTGRGHGGLNQLGGMFVNGRPLPEVIRQRIVDMAHQGVRPCDISRQLRVSHGCVSKILGRYYETGSIKPGVIGGSKPKVATPKVVDKIAEYKRQNPTMFAWEIRDRLLAEGVCDGDTVPSVSSINRIIRTKVQQPFNLPLDGKGLSPGQTLIPSSAVTPPESPQSDSLGSTYSISGLLGIPQPSAEGKRSHDDSDQESCRHSVDSQGSGGVPRKQMRLDHFAAAATQHLDCGFDRHHYPPDSFGSASSSKTEQTLYPLSLINGSLDETKTSLSTSSSAIGRNLTASQSYAMVTDPLQPVPLCLKQEMSPEVTSTSPSPNMAASNLAFLELQALQKPLSVSSSCSNSNLLPNTFNSFSHNAPVYGQFSSQPIISGNTGRDMVSSTLPGYPPHIPSPAQTGYASSAITGMVAAGTEYSGQTYSHSPYTSYSDAWRFTNSSILGSPYYYSSASRTAPPSAAAYDHL; this comes from the exons ATGTCCAGCAACACTGGAAGAG gCCATGGGGGTCTTAACCAACTAGGTGGAATGTTTGTTAATGGACGCCCGCTTCCGGAAGTGATCCGGCAACGCATTGTGGACATGGCCCATCAGGGGGTTCGGCCCTGTGACATCTCCCGGCAGCTCCGAGTCAGCCACGGCTGCGTCAGCAAGATCCTGGGACG TTACTACGAGACGGGCAGCATCAAGCCTGGCGTGATCGGCGGGTCCAAGCCCAAGGTGGCCACCCCAAAGGTTGTGGACAAGATCGCAGAGTACAAGAGGCAGAATCCCACCATGTTCGCCTGGGAGATCAGAGACAGACTGCTGGCAGAGGGAGTGTGTGATGGCGACACAGTGCCCAGCGTGAGCTCCATTAACAG AATAATTCGAACAAAGGTCCAGCAGCCGTTCAACCTCCCTCTGGATGGAAAAGGCCTGAGTCCAGGACAAACCTTAA TCCCCAGTTCGGCAGTCACCCCTCCCGAGTCTCCGCAGTCGGACTCTTTGGGCTCCACCTACTCCATCAGTGGCTTGTTGGGCATTCCCCAACCCAGCGCCGAGGGCAAGAGGAGCCACGATGACA GTGATCAGGAGAGTTGTCGGCACAGCGTGGACTCTCAGGGCAGCGGCGGCGTCCCGAGGAAACAGATGAGGCTGGATCACTTCGCCGCCGCCGCCACACAACATCTGGACTGTGGGTTTGATCGACACCACTATCCCCCAGACTCCTTCGGCTCGGCTTCCAGCAGCAAGACAGAGCAG ACTTTGTACCCGCTGTCGCTCATCAATGGCAGCCTAGACGAGACCAAGACCAGCCTCTCAACATCCAGCTCCGCCATTGGACGGAATCTGACGGCGTCCCAGAGCTACGCCATGGTGACTG ACCCCCTACAGCCCGTGCCGCTGTGtctaaaacaggaaatgtcCCCGGAAGTGACCAGCACGAGCCCCTCCCCAAACATGGCGGCATCCAACCTGGCGTTCCTGGAGCTGCAGGCGCTGCAGAAGCCCctttctgtcagcagcagctgcagcaactCCAACCTCCTCCCCAACACCTTCAACTCATTCTCCCATAATGCACCAGTGTACGGGCAGTTCAGCAGTCAGCCTATCATCTCAGGTAACACAG ggCGTGACATGGTGAGCTCCACCCTGCCAGGCTACCCACCTCACATCCCCTCCCCTGCCCAGACGGGGTACGCCTCCTCTGCCATCACGGGCATGGTCGCAG CAGGCACAGAGTACTCGGGTCAGACCTACAGCCATTCGCCCTACACCTCTTACAGTGACGCGTGGAGGTTCACCAACTCCAGCATACTGG GTTCACCCTATTACTACAGCTCGGCCTCCCGCACCGCTCCACCGTCTGCAGCCGCCTACGACCACCTCTAG